One segment of Funiculus sociatus GB2-C1 DNA contains the following:
- the hetR gene encoding heterocyst differentiation master regulator HetR: protein MINDLDLIKRLSPGAMDQIMFYLAFSAMRTGGHRHGAFLDAAATAAKCAIYMTYLEQGQNIRMTGHLHHIEPKRVKVIVEEVRLALTEGKLLKMLGSQEPRYLIQFPYVWMEQYPWQPGRSRIYSTSLNADEKRYLEEKLPANLPDAQLINAFQFLELIEFLHKRSQEDLPEDRRLELSEAFAEHIKRRLIYSGTVTRIDCPWGLPFYALTRASYSPAEDEERTYIMVEDTARYFRLMKDWAERQPNVMRILEELDIPPDQIQEAMQELDVIVRDWADKYHRPNGQPIILQMVFGPKEDS, encoded by the coding sequence ATGATCAACGACCTCGATCTGATCAAACGCCTCAGCCCCGGTGCTATGGATCAGATCATGTTTTATTTAGCCTTCAGTGCCATGAGAACTGGCGGACACAGGCACGGGGCTTTTTTGGATGCTGCTGCCACGGCGGCAAAATGTGCCATATACATGACTTATTTGGAGCAGGGGCAAAATATCCGCATGACGGGACACCTGCACCACATTGAGCCAAAGCGGGTCAAGGTGATTGTTGAGGAAGTCAGGCTTGCCTTAACGGAAGGGAAGCTGTTGAAAATGCTGGGTTCTCAAGAGCCTCGCTATTTGATACAGTTTCCCTATGTGTGGATGGAACAGTATCCGTGGCAACCAGGGCGATCGCGCATTTATAGCACCAGCCTGAACGCTGATGAAAAGCGCTACCTTGAGGAAAAACTGCCCGCTAATCTGCCAGATGCCCAGCTAATCAACGCCTTTCAGTTCCTCGAACTGATTGAATTTCTACACAAGCGATCACAAGAAGATTTGCCAGAAGACCGACGTTTGGAATTGAGCGAAGCTTTCGCAGAACACATCAAGCGTCGTTTAATCTATTCCGGTACAGTTACCCGAATTGATTGTCCTTGGGGATTGCCCTTCTACGCCCTTACCCGCGCCTCCTATTCACCCGCCGAAGACGAAGAACGCACCTACATCATGGTTGAAGATACCGCCCGGTACTTCCGACTGATGAAAGATTGGGCAGAACGCCAGCCAAATGTAATGCGGATACTGGAGGAACTGGATATCCCGCCAGATCAGATTCAGGAAGCCATGCAAGAACTCGACGTAATTGTTCGAGATTGGGCAGATAAATATCACCGTCCCAACGGTCAGCCAATTATTCTACAAATGGTTTTCGGGCCAAAAGAAGATTCTTGA
- the patX gene encoding heterocyst-inhibiting protein PatX has product MRPYTSIMLLSLLSISVAINSVGMWSSLTKILGSSFGDQQISVKIAQAKQDCQSPPRGTSRRDTGKCFD; this is encoded by the coding sequence ATGCGCCCTTACACGTCTATCATGTTGTTGAGCTTGTTATCAATCTCTGTGGCAATTAATTCTGTGGGGATGTGGTCTAGCTTAACAAAAATACTCGGATCTTCGTTTGGAGATCAACAAATATCAGTTAAAATCGCTCAAGCCAAGCAAGATTGCCAATCTCCCCCCAGGGGAACCTCTCGCCGAGATACGGGTAAATGCTTTGATTGA